Within the Odocoileus virginianus isolate 20LAN1187 ecotype Illinois unplaced genomic scaffold, Ovbor_1.2 Unplaced_Scaffold_21, whole genome shotgun sequence genome, the region GGCTCAAGCTCATTATGTGTattttgcactttatttctattattattgcatccTTGTCAtatcagatcatcagacattagattgCAGAGTTCGGAAGCCCCTGGTCCAATACTTGAGGTCACAACAATGAGTCCATTAGATGTGATTCAGATAAGGAGTTGGAAGTTAGGAAGGTGAATGTGAGTCAGAGTGAGAACTAAGAAGTCTTTCATATTGTTGAAGATTTAACTCCAGTGATGTTCATTTGGGAGACAGTCCCATTCGAGTGATCTTTTTCCTGACATTTTTGGATTGTCTATATTAACTAACAAATACTAATACAAGAAATCAGGTAAAAGATTAGGAAATAACACAATTTTACTGAGTttgaagaaaagaagaggagcttCCCAATGGGAAAGAAATTATTTAGGGAAAGATGTAATAAAGTCAACAAGTAGCATTTCTATTCCAGTATTTCAAACACTCAGAAAAGCCTAGGTTAAAATTCCTACTCCTCTTATTTAGAGTATGTGAtttggataaaatttaaaaaatatatttttaacctcATACCAATCaataaaactgctgctgctgctgctgctaagtcgcttcagtcgtgtccaactctgtgcgaccccatagacggcagcccaccaggctccccatcctgggattctccaggcaagaacactggagtgggttgccatttccttctccaatgcataaaagtgaaagtgaagtcactcagtcgtgtccaactcttcgtgaccccatggactgtagcctaccaggctcctccatccatgggattttccaggcaagagtactggagtggggtgccattgccttctccccaaatACACACTAGCAtatggtaaaaaacaaacaaaaaaagtcttaaatataAGTTCTCCCAAGTTAAATTAATATGAAATAGCCCTTCCAGAAATAAATTCCAGTTCTATCCATggatatttcctttttctttgagcttctttgtgtttttctctgaAGGTTATCGAAAAAAACAAGATAATGAGAAACTGCACAGAAATAAGAAAGTTTATCCTCCTGGGACTGTCAGATGACCCACAAGTTCAGGTTGTGATCTTTGTCTTTCTGCTTATCACCTACATGCTCAGCATCACTGGGAACCTGACCATTATCATCCTGACCCTACTGGATGCCCACCTCCAGAcccccatgtatttcttcctcagGAGTTTCTCTATATTAGAGGTGTCATTCACAACTGTCACTATACCAAAGTTCCTGGCCACCATCATTACAGGAGATAAAACCATCTCTTTTAATGATTGTATGgctcagttattttttttcattctcttgggaGTCACTGAGTTTTACCTTCTGGCTGCCATGTCCTATGACCGTTACATTGCCATCTGCAAACCGCTGCATTACATGACCATCATGAATCATAGAGTCTGCACACTGCTTGTCTTGGTTTCTTGGCTGGCTTCATTCTTAATTATATTTCCATTACTCATGCTGCTCATACAGCTTGATTACTGTAAGTCCAATGCTATCAATCATTTTACTTGTGATTATTTCCCCTTATTACAACTTTCATGTTCAAATACCAAATTACTAGAAGTGATGGGCTTTTCCTCTGCTGTGTTTACCTTAATGTTCACTTTGACATTAATAATTCTGtcttatacatatataatcagAACAATTTTGAGGATCCCTTCTACCACTCAGAGGACAAAGGCCTTTTCCACGTGTTCTTCCCACATGATTGTTATCTCCATCTCTTACGGCAGCTGCATTTTCATGTACATGAATCCATCAGCAAAGGATAGAGTGTCTTTGAGCAAGGGGGTGGCTGTGCTTAACACCTCAGTAgcccccatgctgaacccctttaTTTATACCCTAAGGAATCTACAAGTCAAGCGAGCCTTCATGGACATGGCCAGGAAGACTCTACTTTtctcaaggaaatgaaaaaataaaagtcctcGCTTTATAAATTAGAGGCATAACAAAGAGCAATCAAATAAAAATCAGGGCTTTTCAACATGCATTACTTTTCACATAATTTCCCTGGAAGTGTTTTTCACTGCTCATACTTTTAGTGCCAGCATCTTACCAGAGATAGTGTATACACTATTCCCATTCTAATTCCCATCATTCACTCATGTATTTCCCTCCCTTTGGGCTCTTCATTCTGCTCTTTAACCTTGGACTGACTTAATTTccctttttgaaatgttttttaattccatgttttcacaatatttcttagaaaattaagGGCAGACAGAAAGAGGCAGAGCAGCAAACATGAGAGAAACCTGTGTTTTGGTTTCACCAGGAAACATTCTCTCTTGAAATTTaggaaatattaaattattttgaacactgttttttcatttttttaaattggaggataattgtttaacaatgttgtcttggtttctgccatacattaacatgactCAGTCATAAGTATCCATATATTTCCTCCTTCTTGACTtcactcccacctcctgccccagctCACCACTCTACATTGTCACAGAGTCCTGGGTTAAGTTCCCTATATTATACAGCAACCTCTcattggctacctattttacatatgtaatgTATAAGTTTCAAAGCtattttctcaattcatcccaccttctcccaaCCCACACTGCCACCATgctcacaagtctgttctctatgtctgtgtctctattcctgccctgcaaataggttcatcagtaccatttttctagattctatattgaacattgacattttagcatcagcaaactaaaatggatgggaatgggtgaatttaactcagatgaccattgtatctactactgtggacaagaatcccttaaaagaaatgaagtagccctcatagtcaacaaaagggtccaaaatgcagtacttggatgcaatctcaaaaatgacagaatgatcaaagagaacacactggccatagcaaacatcctattccaacaacacaagagaagactctacacatagacataagcagatggtcaacaccgaaatcagattgattatattctatgcagccaaaaatggagaagttctatacagtcagcaaaaacaagaccaggagctgactgtggctcagatcatgaattccttattgccaaattcagacttaaatttaagaaagtagggaaatcactagaccattcagatatgacctaaatcaaatcccttgcaattatacattggaagtgacaaatagattcaagaaattaTATATGATAGACagaatacctgaagaactatggacagaggttcatgacattgtacaggaggcggtgatcaagaccatcttcaagaaaaagaaatgcaaaaagtcaaaatggttgtctgaggaggccttacaaatagctgagaaaagtagagacacaaactcaaaggaaaaaaggaaagatataccgatttgaatgcagagttcaaaagaatagcaaagagcgataagaaagccttcctcagtgatcaatgcaaagaagtacaGGAATacactagaatgggaaagactcaaaatctcttcaagaaaattagagataccaagggaacatttcttgcaaagatggggaCAATAAAGTACATAAATGGtatgaatctaacagaagcagaagatgctaagaagaggtggcaagaatacacaaaagaactgtacaaaaaagatcttcatgacccagataatcacaatggtgtgatcactcacctagagccagacatcctggaatgtgaagtcaagtgggccttagaaagcatcactatgaacaaaactaatggatagtaatggaattccagttcagctctttcaaatcctgaaagatgatgctgtgaaagtgctgcactcaatatgccagcaaatctgggaaactcagcagcggccacaggactggaaaaggtcagttttcattccaatatcaaagaaaggcaatgccaaagaatgctcaaacaactgaAGAGTTGCATTCatgtcacacactagcaaagtaatgctcaaaatcttcctagccaagcttcaacagtacatgaaccgtgaatttccagatgttcaaggtggatttagagaaagcagaggaaccagagatcaaattgccaacatctgttggatcatcaaaaaagcaaaagagttccagaaaaacatctacttctgctttactgactatggcaaagcctttgactgtgtagatcacaacaaactgtgaaaaattcttaaagaaatgggaataccagaccacctgatctgcctcttgagaaatttgtatgcaggtcaggaagcaacagttagaaccagacatgaaacagcagactggttccaaatagggaaaggaatacgtcaaggatgtatattgtcactctgcttatttaacttatatacaaagtacatcatgagaaatgctgggctggatgaagcacaagctggaatcaagattgccaggagaaatatcaataacctcagatacgcagatgacaccacccttatggcagaaagcaaagaggaactgaagagcctcttgagttgaaagtgaaagaggagagtgaaaaagttggcttaaaactcaacattcagaaaactaagatcatggtatctggtcccatcacttcatggcaaatagatggggaaacaatggaaacagtgatggattttattttggggggctccaaaatcactgcagatggtgactgaaaccatgaaattaaaagaagcttactccttggaagaaaaattatgaccaaacttcccagcatattaaaaagcagagaaattactttgccaacaaaggttcatttagtcaaagctatggtttttccagtagtcatgtatggatgtgaaagtggagcataaagaaagctgagtgctaaaaaattgatgcctttgaactgtggtgttataaaagactcttgagagtctcttggattacaaggagatccaactagtccatcctaaaggaaatcaatcctgaatattcattggaaggactgatgctgaagctgaaactccaatactctggccatctgatatgaagaactgactcatggaaaagaccctgatgctgggaaagattgaaggcaggaggagaagcagatgactgAGAATgggatgtttggatgacatcactgactcgatatccattgagttggtgatgggcagggaggcctggcatggtgcagaccatggggtcccaaagtgttagacatgactgagtgtttgaactgaactgatgtgtatgcattaatatacaacatttgttctctttctgggagaaggcaatgacaccccgctccagtactcttgcctggaatatcccatggacagaggagcctggtaggctgcagtccatgaggtcgctaagagtcggatacgactgagcgacttcactttcacttttcactttcatgcgctggagaaggacatggcaacccactccagtattcttgcctggagaatcccagggatgggggagcctggtgggctgctgtctatggggtcacacagagtcggacacggctgaagtgacttagcagcagcagcaattctctttctgacttacttcactctgtatagtaggctctagattcatgcacctcactacaactgactcgaATTTGTTCCTTTATGTGAGTGCTTGGTTTATGAATCAGTTTATAACCCAGCATATggttgtgcatgtgtgctcagtaggggccaactctttgtgaccctacgacAACCTTCTCTGTGCATGTGCTTAATacaacttgtttatccattcatctgtcaatggacatcaaggttgcttccatgtcctggctattgtgaattttgctgcaatgaacattagggtacatgtgtcttttagaactGTGATTTTGatacattgattcttccaatccaagaattgCTATATCTCTTCTGcgtgtttatgtcatcttttatttctttcatcagtgtcttattgTTTCCTGTATTGCTTCCTCTTTTGTGcatttattcctattttgttcttttgttgccTTGGTTAATGtggttgattccttaatttctcttttggatttttgttgctagtgtataggaattcaagggatttctgtgtattgattttgtatcctgcaatcttactaaattcactgattaactctagtcattttctgatagtatttttatgttttttttttttttttttttttgtatagtatcATGCTGTCTCCaatgaaagttttacttcttcttttccaatctggatcccTTTTCTTTCTTACCCTTCTCTATTGCCAATTGAATGTAATTCCAGTTTTTACCTTTTCATCATGGCTGTG harbors:
- the LOC110124285 gene encoding olfactory receptor 6C1-like codes for the protein MRNCTEIRKFILLGLSDDPQVQVVIFVFLLITYMLSITGNLTIIILTLLDAHLQTPMYFFLRSFSILEVSFTTVTIPKFLATIITGDKTISFNDCMAQLFFFILLGVTEFYLLAAMSYDRYIAICKPLHYMTIMNHRVCTLLVLVSWLASFLIIFPLLMLLIQLDYCKSNAINHFTCDYFPLLQLSCSNTKLLEVMGFSSAVFTLMFTLTLIILSYTYIIRTILRIPSTTQRTKAFSTCSSHMIVISISYGSCIFMYMNPSAKDRVSLSKGVAVLNTSVAPMLNPFIYTLRNLQVKRAFMDMARKTLLFSRK